The Penaeus monodon isolate SGIC_2016 chromosome 1, NSTDA_Pmon_1, whole genome shotgun sequence DNA window GGATTTTGAGATTTGAGTAAAATACTGGAAtgcaagagaaaacaaataaataataatgaaaacttgtAAATGAGCCTTTCCCACTTTAAATCTGATTGAATAATTTAAGgcaaaaataaaatgtgtatatatatacagtcgttgcagaaagaaaattattttaaaatcaatttatataccttttaaaaaGTAAGTGCAGGGAGGGGATATGCATTACTGTCAGAAACttttacctatctctatctatttcctttttttctgcaggAAAGCAAAAACAATATTTAAGTAAAAGAAAGACGGTAAAAAAGTGACAACATATTATTAGGGATGCAGTCACACTAATGTGctcctttcccatattttcttCTGGTTATTTCATACAAAAGGTGGGTATTGGGGATGTAAATTATTTCACCTGATTATCCTTTACCTtcattaattgttgttatttcattatcatcatgatttcaataacaacaatattggcAAATCAGCCATGGTAACTAGGGGATATTGACTCTTTGGTGGCTGAGTACTTGAGAAGCCATCAATGTGCAacaaaattaaccccaaaaaatagAATGGAAAACTACAGCACATAAACCTGCTGCCAAcaggttaataaaaataaaaataatagaaacaacaacaacaacaacaatactaatactaatactaataattattataataataaatcaaatgataataataataataataataacaataataataataataataataataataataataaaactcataacaataatactaaaattataataataatgcttcaaAACAActttatacaaaattaacaacTGAAACAATGAAATTGCTATTTGATAATATCAGTTAAACAGAGCTAAATTATTGCCtctgaaaaagaagtaaaatgtaAATTCTTATTCTGTGTATAGCAaagatatcatttatcatttgcaTGGTCTAATAATTAtccattaataacataatattaccaGTTTGATTAGTAAcagaagtaataatactaataataaaaataagaacaacaaaaacattagcagaaaacaataacagtaataaccagaataatcattaattataatttcataataatagtagtaatagtaataatagtaatagtaatagtaataataataataataataataataataataataataataataataataataataattgactttTAAAAagtctcttctttattattttattgtcttttttgctattattatcttaataacattataataattataataataataaaattaataacagtattgatattaatagtattagtatgaAAAACACTTTTTCCCACAGGTCAGGTCAGTCACAAGagcctactaattgactcctttgttttcaagcacatgtagagccattatatgcaacaaaattcacaaaaaaaaaactaatggggGCAATACAGTAACAGAGACAATTTGGTTTATATCATCATAAagaccatcataataataaaaaagtagtaataaataaataataataataataacaactacaacaatactaatgacaataataataataataacaacaacaacaacaacaataatgataataataataataataataataataataataataataatattaaaattagtagtagtagtagtaatgaaagaataaaaaaaaaaaaaaaaaaaaaaaaaaatatataatatatatatatatatatatatatatatataaatagatagatagatagatagatagatagatagatagatagatagatataaagtggGGGTAATAGTCAGTGGCtggaatatatgaaaaatgggGTCAGTGGAATGTACACAAGGCATCTGCTTGCTCAATGCCATGGATCCCAACATGGCTGGGTATCCAGCAGTAGAACAACTGGTCCTGGAGCTTAATGACAAGGGGTTTGATTGAGTATATAGACTGTATGAGACATTGAGTTGAGTGAGTTGGTAAAGACAGTGAAGAATTAAGGAAAGGATGGAAGACATGCAAAGTAAACCAAAGGGGATGGCATATAGTTGTGGCATGAATGTAAGCCATAATGGAGTTCAGAAGAAAGGGGTTTTATAAAATTGGTAGAGAACTGGGAGAAGGAATGTGTTTTTGGTTAACTTAtggaagagaagtgaggagaaaggTGAAAGCCAATACTGATCTGGCTAAAACTGGCAGCAAGTTCAATAGCTATgtggagaggatcagagatgaggGTATTTCAGATTTGGAGTATGGGGGCAGGATGATGGGGAAGTTTGTCAGGCAGTTTATGGATCAAATGCCAGACTGCCAAAACAGGTACAGAGGATGTAATGGAGGAAACATAATTTTGCTGGCTGTTTGTGAATTATGGATTGTATAATAAAGATGAGCTGGTGCCCATTTAAATGAGATTAGGGTTGGTAATTGACTTGGGGTGTTTTGCTTGTAGCAATAACTATTCCAAGCTGCATGTTTCAATTGAAACACTTTAGTGCACTTGAAGTTCCCCCTTGGAACATATTTGGAAGTGTAAGGTTAGGAGGTTCGGAGAATGGCTGTAAAGGTGACACTCAGGATTGTGAAAGTGAAAGATAAAAGTATATCTGAAGTGGAAGAGcaggatgatggaggaggagcaagagtagagagagagagaggtaaaagtatgccagtcagctctgtCAGAGCACTGGTATGGAGGGTTGGGGAgtgggacagaggaagagaaaggagagccaATACAAGTctaaatggagggaaggggggaaagagaaagatcatGGCATGAAAAACATTAGGTGTGAATATCAAAGGAAGAAAATTTTACACTTGTGTCTAGAGACATTATTGGAATaaaagggtattgtcagagtaaggggctgtagggAATCACAAAAAATCAACTGCACTTGGCTGGGCTAAAAGTACTCAAAAGGCTTGTAGAGATGGGAATAGTTGAGAGGCGAGAGCGGAAGGAAGATTGATGTGGAGTAGTACTGTGGGcaggaggacaataaggatgaagagtagtaataggGGAGGATAAggcagaaaatgaaaattatgtggAGGAAAAGATAGAGTGGGGGTGTTGGGAGAGAGAAATGTCTTCTGAAGGCCAGGttatgacctgggtggatgaatCTAGAGGAGTCAAGTTGACAGTAAATGTCGAAGAGGTGGGGTCTAGTAACAGAGCTCATGGGGGACATAAAAGGAGACTTTGGGGTCAGGAAACCAGAGAGCTTAAATTCAGGGAGGTTCGTTGATAAAGGGGCAGGCCTCAGTACACCTACAAAATCCAGCTGGGCCCCATGAGAGACAAGGGCTAGataattaaccaagggaatactgtGTCCAAGGCTCCATGAGGCCATTCATGACTGGCACTAGGtcaacctttcatcctttcaacacagtTCTTACaacttaggaagtggacagaagggtttggagaagcaaaggaaaaagaaagagggacaaGAATTTGCCAAATTAGTTGAcctgagggctgaggcccaaggtagggggtGTTCCCCCACATTGTGCCTCAGTTTTCATCTGCTATACTCCCCCCAACAACAACTGGCATGGGATTGGgggaaataacaattataataatgataaaggttattataataataacaataattatatcaattaaataataatgatgatgatgataataataataataataaaaaatatataataataataaaaaataataataatgataatattcataatgataataatgatgataataataatgataataataataataataataataatatcaataataatggtaaatataataataataataatatcaataataatggtaaatataataataataataataacatccagAACAGTAgaagtaaaatataaatctataatcaCTCAAAAAATGCTATTAATATCAGCAATGTACCAATAACTATTCCAATATACAGTACATAAAATTTTTCcaatatataatttcatcataATTCTTTCTCAGAATATCATCTTTATTCCCACAAGAAATGTAATGGCTTCATAGTgacatatgtaaaataatgatatacacatTAATTTGGCTAATAAGCATAAAAAGATGTGTATCATGAAATTTTACAATAATGTGCAAAAGGATCAGAAAACAATGGTATCACTGTTTAAGTCAggatcatatcaatatataaaatgcataaattACCCGGAATCGAATTAAATGAAACCAAGAACACTGTTAAATATAAAGGGAATCAGTTTTATCACCTGAATACTATAACAAAATGAAGATTAGAGTCTTATCATCatgaaatgaaatgcagcaaatcTGGGAAGTACAAACCATATAAGCATGACACAGGTAAATAAACTATGAGGCTCTTACAtctacagagagaaaaaataatcacaaGGCAATCCAAGCTACTTACTTCTCAGGAATGACCTTTGTTAGGTAAAAAAGTTAATGACTTTAACTACCATTCATAAAATGTGCAATAATGTTGACTGAAGCTTTCTACTCTACAGGATCAGTAATACCGTGCACAAAGTATTTGTACAGACACAAATTTACGGAAAGTATCACTCAGTACAAAAAGTCCAAGCATTCATTAGCAAACAGAAAGACAACCTCTACttgcaacacaacacaaatagCAGTGTCATACATAATTCTACAATGATCAGTACCTGTTTACCTGCACCTCATGTCcgagtgtcctgtctactgaatACCCTTTCCATGGTTTCAGTACCTACTCATCAACCTGATACTACTGCTTTCCTCtacttttgtcattatattatgtCAATCAATCTATATTGTTTTActtccatctccctggaaaatAAGTTAATAGGTATGCCTGCAAGTCACATtctaaagaaataaaagcaaactgACAAAATCTTCCTAAGCACAACCAACCCACAAAAATTTGTGAAGATATGCATTATTTTGttggcaaggaagaagaagaagaagaagtagaagtagaagaagaagaagaaaagaagaagaaaataataataaaggtgaagaAGATGAAAGTTTTACATCTGCTTTAAAACCTCAGGTAAAGGTAAAGGGTTCACAGGTAATAGCTGGGCTACATTCATATCTGCAGGGAAAGTGAAGAAAGTCATGCAATAATCCTGAAATATTGCAGCAATGACAAAAAGCTTATTACTGAACTTTTACCAATCAAATGACAGCCAAAGAAAGCTATAATGAGAGagttaacaataaaaagaaacaagaatacACACTAAAATAACATTATGAAGTACTTTATCAGTCTCAATGTAAAAGTCTCTATGTAAAATCCGCTTAAATCCACCTACCAGAACAGGAACTTGGAAATCATGCAATCTTTTAATCATCCAACATTTATAGTataaacaacagataaataattatgatgataataataacaatcaaggCAATActtcaaataaaatttaatacttaaaataatgataaaggcaaaagaataccccccccccaaaaaaaaaaaaaaaaaaaaaaaaaaaaaaaatatatatatatatatatatatatatacatatatatatatatatatatatatatatatatatatatatatatatatatatatatacataaacatacatacatacatacatacatacatacatacatacatacatacatacatacatacaacaacaacaacaacacacacacacacacacacacacacacacacacacacacacacacacacacacacacacaccacacacacacacacacacacacacacacacatatatatacacatatatatataatatatatataatatatatatatatatatacatatatatacatatatatatatatatatatatatatatataatatatatatatatatatatatatatatatacacacatatatatacacacatatatatacacacatatatatacatatatatatttatatatctatatctatatctatatctatatatatgtgtgtgtgtgtgtgtgtgtgtgtgtgtgtgtgtgtgtgtgtgtgtgtgtgtgtgtgtgtgtgtgtgtgtgtgtgttgtgtttgtgtgtgtgtttgtgtgtgtgtgtgtgtgtgtgtgtgcgtgtgtgtatgtgtatgtgtgtgtatgtgtgtgcgtgtgtgtgtgtggtgtgtgtgtgtgtgtgtgtgtgtgtgtgtgtgtgtgtgtgtgtttatataatatatatatatatatatatatatatatatatatatatatatatatatgtacatttatatgtatgtgtatatgcatatgtatatttacatatttatatatgtataaataaataaatatttacaaatatgtataataatatatatatatatatatatatatatatatatatatatatatatatatatatatatatatatatatatatctataaatatatatgtctgtatatatacatacatacatacatattatatatatatatatatatatatatatatatatatatatatatatatatatatatatatatatatatacacacacacacacacacacacacacacacacacacacacacacacacacacacaaacacacaaacacacaaacacacaaacacacacacacacacacacacacacacacacatatatatacatatatatatatatatatatatatatatatatatatatatatatatatatatataattatatatatatatatatatatatatatatatatatataaattatatatatatatatatatatatatatatatatatatatatatatatatatatatatatatatatatatatatatataatcgatcaATTAATCAAAATCATACATTTAATACTCAGTACATCTATTCaaattatagaaagaaaaaataataaataaataaacatgacaaacataaacacattatCTTCAATTATAGAAATATCACActacattagtaaaaaataaaatataactgaCCAAAAATTTACACAATAAattaaacagtaacaacaaaaatagaaactaaacatacaatatgtgtatgtgtgtgtgtgtgtgtgtgtgtgtgtgtgtgtgtgtgtgtgtggtggtgcatgtgtgtgtgtgtgtgtgtgtgtgtgtggtgtgtgtgtgtgtgtgtgtgtgtgtgttgtgtagtgtgttgtgttgtgtgtagtgtatgttgttgtagtgtgatgtgtggtgtggtgtgcgtgcgtgtgtgtgtgtggggggcataGTGTGGAGGTTGAGTGTTTGTGATGTGTACTGTGTGGGTTTGGTTGTGAGTAtcatagtgtgtggtgttgtggtggtgtgtgtgtagttgtagttgttttgtAAAATTGTGGCAATGATACGATTGGTTTATGGGTGTGTCAATCATTAAAAGTTTACTATGTCTAAGTGTAATGTAAGGATTGAAGTAGtattgtttgtgcatgtgtttcaAGGTGAAACGTTTAAAATTATTTGGTCTATTATGTATcatggtggggtgggtgtgtgtgttgttggtgtgttgtgatttttgtttgtgtgtgtgtgttttgtgtcgcaTTAGAGTGGCCGTGTGGATTTCTACTTGTCTGTGTAGGGGCTAGTGTGGAAGTAATGCTTTAATATGAAGTTAACGGTTGGTTGAAAACTATAATATAACAGTGTCTGTGGTGGGATGAATAGTAGTTGTTTATAAAAACTTTggcaatatatcataaataaatataaaaagtctCTTATCCTAAGAAAtgaacaaaaactaaaaatatataattcatttctGCATCTGTTTACAAAAGGCCTAATTAATGTTattcaggagggggggagggaatagtaAAGCCTGTCACACTAGAATTTTTGCTGTTAATTTTTGCATTCCACATTACAAGTGCACCTGTGGAATTTCTAGCTTGCTCTTGTGCTATGGTGGATCTGTGATACTAGATTGTTTTTactaataaatagaataaatgaagTTCAAGTAAAAATATCCTATTAACCCAGaatatctttttataatacaGCAGTCTCCTTtgcattataatattcataaaaataacataagatCAATGAGGATGCTTGTGTGATTCCTAGGACCCAATGACACAAAAACTATCTAAAAAAACTACTTGTACGATAGGGCCTTATGAGTAGTGGATATTCTTTAATACTAAATAATAGTTTGTAAGTTCCCGACTACAAAACCCTATATAAATCCAAGACACTGATTCCCATACCTAAATAGGCCTACAATTTTTGTATAATGCATCCTATGGAACAAGTGTTggatataatttcttttatgtcTCAAAATCAAAAGAAGGTAGCCTACAAGAAAATCcgtgaaaaaaatacttttgttattatcttataatgAATATTGTGCAAAGATCTAAAAAGATCAATggttttctttctgatttttcaATGCagatttcttgatttatttgagcattaaattatttcaaatatatgtagtatttaagTTGAATGTCTAGACAGTGTATAAGAGTAATTAAGTTGTAGATTgaactttttaatataaataaaatcaaaatataaataacaaaatatagtcTAAACATATGATGAACCACTTCCAAAAACAAGTTTTCTATAAGTACTCTTTGCAAAAGCTTAGTTTAACTATATTCATATCTTTTGAATGTATGAACTGACAATAATGTTCACTTCTGTCCAAAGAAGTTTCTGGTTTATTATGTCTTGCATAGCTAATTTATGTTCATGAGCTCAAAGAAAATATTTCTAAATGCCAATAAAGAAACTGGAAAGTTACCAAACCTAATATTATTCTCAACATTATAACTGCTTCTGACTTTACCTGTGATGCCTTTCCACTTGGATCTGAAAGGATGTTGAAGACAGAATTTTCTCTGCGATGTAATCTCCCAACACACGCTTCTAGATTTGCTGTCTCAGCTTGTGGTGCACCATTCCTCTCCGCCTGTTGCTCACACTGTCGTTCTTCATTCTTTGGTCGGTGAGAGAAACATACATTCTCATACTTAGGGCTGGACAGCTGATTGTGGAAGCTGACACTGCGACCAAACTTTTCAAGGGGGCTGTACTCTTTGGCTGGGCTTACCTCAGGTGCAGAGACAGATCCCAGGTTGTTGTTGGACCCCTTGCCCGACTTGTTGGTGGTCTTGGTGGTGCTTTTGCTTGAGCTACTATGGATCAATGAAAGATCTTCGCCATCCTTTAGTTCCGTTTCCATGCTGCTACCGTTAGCATGGGGGTACCTTACTGATGATTCGTATCTTTCAGAATTGCTGtcgtcaccatcttcatcatctgcTTCATCACCAAAATCTTCATCTATCATGTCCATGTCACCCATTCCTAAGTTGTTCTCCACACTGTCATTATCAGGAGGATCATACTCTTCTTCCTGTGGTGGAGCTGCAGCTCTGTTTTCTGAACAACTTCCTGCCTCACTGAACTGATTTAATTCTACATTTAGGTCTTTGGGGACATTCATTGCATCTCTTGGCACATTGAGGACACTGCTCCCAACTGCTGGTCTATCGTCTAAGCCAGCACTTGGGCCTCTACCAAAAGTAACATAAGAGTTTTCATGCACACTCAGATTCAAGGCCACATTGTCAATTTTACCATCGCGTATACTAGATTCACACCGTTTACACATAAGGTTCCTCATTTCAGGACAATAATTATTTGCTTTTCTGTCTAAAACACTTATAGGATTCAAAGCACCGGCAACACTAAAGGCAGCAGCATTTTCCCTAACTAACCTACTATCACACTCGTCAAGACAGTTGTCTTCACAGTCAGAATCTACGGCACCATCCCCATTTGGTCCAGGGTCAAAGTCCATTTCTAAAAAATCCATTTCTGGTGAGAACAGATTGTTCTGCTCGGGTGGGTCAGGCCTGCGGACACCATTCAACAGTTCCTGACCATCGACACTACGTTCTGTGTTAGGCAACCCACAACTGAGGCACATGTCAATAAGGTGTGAGAGGTTGGCCTCAAAGTTTTCCCCCTTATATGTGTAGATGCagccatcatcctcatcctcctcttccccattcagaAGATTAAGCTGATCAGGGTACCTAGGGGGATCTCTGCTGGGACTCAACTCGTTACGCCTTACTGGAGCCTGTTGATGTTGCTGCTGCGACTGCATTGGCAGCTTCCCGGAGAGAGGAGCATTCATCTGAAAATACTCATCCATCCCATCCTTTACCGTGGTTCCCTTTTCCGGATAAACATTGTTGTTAACTTTGGCTGGGAACTTATGATACAGGCAATATGACTTCTCATCAGCACAGCGAAGGTTACACTTATCCTCAATCAAGTTGTTGTTTAGCAGAGACTGTTCACTATGCTTTTCTGATGCATGTAAGCCAACTCCCCCAGTTTGAACAGGGAGTCCAGACTGAACTTTGTGAATGCCATTTACAGTTGGCATGCCATTGGTAAGGGGGTGAGCACTGGGCAATCTCAAAATTTGGTTGACTTCATTAGGTGTTACCGCACTATTTTCCTCTTGGCTCCATCTATCACCTGCTGTGCAGAATAAGTAACCAAGTTTACAATATactcaaaacaaaacataaaaatctgaatgacaattattattattatttaaaaaaaaagggagggaactcCAGGAGAATGAATTCAGAAACATTTCttacaaatattttcataaaaacgaCAAGAAAAGAGATGTGCatttacacatattacacatacatacatacatatatacatatatatatatatatatatatatatatatatatatatatatatatatatatatatatatatatatatatatatatatatatatttatcaaattttatcacAAGGTAAAGAGCACAGCCTGCCCCAGTGGACTAACCCATGAGCAATCTGTCAGAGGGTGTCCTAGTGGTCTCCTTCTCTATCCTGGTGTTGCCACTGCCTGAAACATCCTTCCTGGAGCTGAGGTCAggcactctctctcccccgtcaCCAGGACCACTATGACCCCCACCGCTGTCCATGGCTACCTGTGAAAGATGAAGAACTTGTTATGATATTTATACTTAACAAAATCAAGCAAGAAGATGACAGTGAACATCCTACCACATCATACCCCTCATGCCAGGATGATGTCTTTGCATTATGTGCAGTCAAAACTGCTTTAAGTTCTGTATTTGTTTGGCCCTGGCTGCAATTGTTGGGGAGAAATAGCCTCTCAAAAGGATGTTTGAAGCCTCTTTTTAGCttcattacctaaaaaaatatatatatactgcagccAAGAGCATAGCCAGCAGGGTAATTTTAAGTTTCTCTTACTTCTGATTTGTCCCTTGAGAAGCTGATTCTACATACTGATGCATTGTTCAGTATAGCACCATGGCCTCCTGTCTTAATTTGTTTCACCCTTCTACGCCAGGTATGCCAGGTGGTTCGCTGATACAGTTTTCAAATCTTTAAGCTCTGGGATTCAGATATGAGATCAGCAACTCTTGATCCTCCAGAACACTACAgcaagcagcagcaacacaaggactatCCAGTCCTTTGCCAAGTGGGGAGCCTCTCTGACTCCCCTGTAGAACTCACCTTCATCTATAGCCATAACAGTATGAACTCACACCCACTCCACAAAAAGATAAACCACCAGATGAGTGATAGATGCAACCTATCAACCACATATGGTTCTTAACCTTGTTAGAGTCACAGACACCTTTAAGAATCTGATAAAAGCTATGAATCCCCTTCCTTCAAAATATTCATGTAATCACAACTTTGCATGCAATGTGTATAATGtactttatttcatcatttcatctatatataatgagAACATATACTAGTCTTTCCTTCAACTGTGACATgatgcattttcttttatttatttatttttaatgggaATCCGTTGATTAGGACGAGTGGATATAAATGTTAGTTTTTATCTGATCCTCACAGACCTCCTGGAACTCATCCATGGGCCCTAGGTTCAGAACCCATGCCATAGATACCATGGCTAAACCTGGTTAAGGCTAATTTCAAAGTCTGATAAGATAAGGCTAAGGGAACCCAACTTCACACCCATAAAACCTGCCATAGAGATTTCCCACTGATTTAACTATGTATGATTAAATGCAATACTGACACTGATACATCTGTTTTCCAATAttcaattcagaaaaaaaattctccttcTCATTAACGTGTTACTCTCAGGTTAAACGACTAAAACATATTactgaaaaataatagaaaaaggcaAATCTCTGCAATTTTATCCTCATCTTTCTACTTATTCTATCTAAAAAGCCTAAAAACAAACCTTATCCCACCATGGAGCAAAGTTAATGTAAACACTGAAAGGATGATTAAtcctgattaatatatatatatataaatataaataaatatatatatatatatatatatatatatataatatatatatatattatatatatataatattaatatatattataatatatatatattatataatatatatattatatatatatattatatatatatatatatatatatataatatattatatatatatatattatatattatatttatatatatatatatatataatatattataatatatataattatatatagtaatatatattatatattatatatatatatatattatatatatatatatatatatatatatatatatatatataatagttttccatatatttccttttattgtaCTGtactgaatatacatacatacatacatacatacatatatacatacacatgtacataaaatataaatcatatgttatatatatatatatatatatatatatatatatatatatatatatatatatatgatatttatatatatatatgatatttatatatatattatatatcatatatataaacacacacacacacacaacacacacacacacacacacacacacacacacacacacacacacacacacacacacacacacacacacacacacacacacacacacacacatctacaaagATAATCCATACATTTCCTCAAACTGTATTGTAATGAATGTTAAGGGTGCTAATTAGGCATTAGACAaaggattaatttttaaaaatgactgAGTCACCCTGGGCAAAAAGGGTCAATTTACCCTAAACTTCAACAAAATCTACTTAAGCTCTAACCTCATAAGCCTAAATCAATACTTATTCTTTAACAATGGTCTGTTCTTATTCCTTCCAGGATAAAAGTAAAATCTAGTTTAAAATGAGCTTGTTAATACTAAAATATTCTCATAATTTACAGTGTCAACCTTAGTCTACCTGGAACATCTACTATTATTAAGAATGTACTCTTTATCTAGCTCAACTTCTACTTATCTATCCTATATTATGACAAAAAATCTAAATAGGGCCACATGCAATCCATCTTTAAATATTCATGATAAAACACCTgtgaaaaacatataattatctgGCTTTGGGCATTCTGATATTACAATCATGCAACAGTGATACCATTGTGTAGAATCTTATACTTTCATCACTTCCTATGCAAGCAATATGCAATAAAATGAAGTATTCTGAAGACACTAGGATCAAGAACAGGCTACAGTTTCCAGCCAGCCCTGATATCACAGGATAAGTGGTCTCTGTGTTGAATGATTTTGCCCAAATATAAGCTAATATATGTGTTCTGAGTATGTTTAACCCATTAGTGACAGGTGATGTtctatcaaatgacaaatatcaaCAGACAATCACTGGGATCAGTTCTCACACAGTATCTGCACTATAAATAG harbors:
- the LOC119588941 gene encoding uncharacterized protein LOC119588941 isoform X5, encoding MDSGGGHSGPGDGGERVPDLSSRKDVSGSGNTRIEKETTRTPSDRLLMAGDRWSQEENSAVTPNEVNQILRLPSAHPLTNGMPTVNGIHKVQSGLPVQTGGVGLHASEKHSEQSLLNNNLIEDKCNLRCADEKSYCLYHKFPAKVNNNVYPEKGTTVKDGMDEYFQMNAPLSGKLPMQSQQQHQQAPVRRNELSPSRDPPRYPDQLNLLNGEEEDEDDGCIYTYKGENFEANLSHLIDMCLSCGLPNTERSVDGQELLNGVRRPDPPEQNNLFSPEMDFLEMDFDPGPNGDGAVDSDCEDNCLDECDSRLVRENAAAFSVAGALNPISVLDRKANNYCPEMRNLMCKRCESSIRDGKIDNVALNLSVHENSYVTFGRGPSAGLDDRPAVGSSVLNVPRDAMNVPKDLNVELNQFSEAGSCSENRAAAPPQEEEYDPPDNDSVENNLGMGDMDMIDEDFGDEADDEDGDDSNSERYESSVRYPHANGSSMETELKDGEDLSLIHSSSSKSTTKTTNKSGKGSNNNLGSVSAPESIKLGCDGSVSSVHAEASIGSSILRSSPAQGGQAASPTGGSHTVGTSPSPSIGSSMLVGPGGVSTCSVGTGGSPCPLPVKSLQPKNRNPSQDPNTASEGEGGGEESCPRVKKVMIWTELQASARQVTQIATSACGATAIINVLLALDYPCTVEEVQASIKTRLRAETAPVVDYLLSRSVAGTTHRDLIDGVTKLSKGTVKAKFFHMFPKRAVQLSRWLAQWISRGGVPLATLNLQVGVAPGQTVPDAWHHQMIFGVGPQGIYLTNPLECVSDCLLGDQLCTDSVLLVRRADVVNRWGQGDKLIRLTQQPDPRWREMNVLGQVVGVLKEQAAPPVVQGRRHLTSHVAIPAAYQSGVTIFMRSDNPHIHTLTQAEELPLLE